GGCCAAGGCCCAACCCGTACGCGTTCCGTGATCAAACGGCTGCAATTCTTTATTGCTATGACATTTGGTACAGTTGTCATCTTTATGACAATTAAAACAAGCGGCATGTTTTTCTTCTTCAGTTTTATGTACGACGTTTTGCACGAGCGGCTCGTTCATCGAACGTTTCTGATCATGGCACTTCACGCATGAGAGCTGTGAATGACACTGCCCGCAAGACACACCGAATAACTGAGTATGATCTTTATGATAAAATGTAGCTACGCGCCCTTTCTCCGTATCGGTTTCATACACGATTTTCTCAGGTTCTTTGCGGGTGCGATGACTTATGGCTAAAAGCGAATCTTTTTTATTTTTTTCACTTTGGCTTACGGCTGACTTTTTCAAATCATGACAGGAATTGCAACCCGCTTCCGCACTCCACGTTTTATGACACGTGATGCACTGGCGATGATAAGCGGCTTGTAAAGCCGGTGTTGATTCCGGTTTATCTCGTTTGTCCTCTTTTTTTAAAGCATGGCAGGCCGCACACGATTGTACCGGGCCGGATGTATTGTAGTGATGGCAGCCGCCACACCCGCCCGACATGTCGTACATTTCGGCATGTCTTTTATGTGAAAAACGTACACCGGTGTATCGGTCACTGAGCCGATTGAGTTGAATAAATTCAGGAGCCGAATGTACGGACGCACGAATAGTGATCAGGTCTTCCCGAGGACAGTCGATGAGGCATGGATCTTTGATTGTCGGAAATTCACACGTATGGCATGTTTTGCAAGGTAAGTTCGTTTTGTTATGCAACGGATTGCTTTTTTGTCCAAACACCATCACAGTCCAAAACATCAGTATGAGGAAAATATTCTTTTTCATAACGGCAACCCTTTAATCGCATATTTACGGGCCGGGCCTCCATTGGGATCGGGCTTGCTGATAACTGGAAATACCATTACACAAACACGATAAACCAATACAAGTAACGCTACAAATCCGACGGTAACCGATATTTCTCCAAATGATGGTACATATCGCTCTGTCGCATAGGGCGGCGTATAAGCGACGATAAAATTATTGATGCGATTGATCAGTACACCGAATATTACCAGGCCGGATGCAACGAAAAGCCAGAGCGGTGAACGGCGCACACCCGGTGAAAGAAACATGCGGAGCGGAATGATAACGCCTACGACCAACTCGATAACAAACATCATACTTTCAAGGGTCGGCTCATTGAGATACACAAATGTTTCGCGGATAAACATATCTCCGATTTTAAACGCCAGATAGATCGCTAGCAACGGGCCGACGATACGAGCAAGCCTTGAAAGCACCGCCATTTCCGGTTTCAGACCAAAAGAACGTGACGCTAACAATGATTCAAAAATAACCATCGGAAACCCCACAGATACGGCTGACAATAAAAACAACAAAGGCAGTATCGGCGTTTGCCACAGCGGATGCATCTTAACACCGGCGATAACCATCAGAGTTCCTAATGAGGACTGATGAAGCGTAGATAACACGACGCCCATGATAATAAATACAAACATGGATTTGCTCAGCCCGCGATCCAGTAATCTCAAAAAACGATCCAGTGGTTTATTAAGCGCCCTCAAGACTCCGGGTAGTGTCACACGCCCGATAAAGCGTTCCGTCACAATGGGTAAAAACTCGATATATAGCACGCTCATATAAATCATCACGCACATACCCACTTCAAAAAGCGCGGAAGTGCCATTCCACATGATCAAAGGATGCCAGATATAATAATATCGCCCTATATCTATGCACACCCCCATCGCGACAAACGTGTATCCTAACATCGCCGTGAGCAGGGCCGGACGAATAACTGCGTGGTATTCCTCCCGATGCATGATGTGCCCTAAGGCGGCGCTGGTAAACCCTCCGGCGGCTAAAGCGACTCCGGCTGCCACATCTACGCCGATCCACAAACCCCATGGATATTGATTGTCCAGATTGGTCACTGCACCCAAACCAAAAAGAAAACGCCCTGCCAGGAATACGATTCCATTCAGGGCGAGCAATATCAGTATCATAACACCGACTGTAAAAAACTTCTTTTCGACGGGCGCAGGTTTTTCAAATGCGTTCATATTCTTCTCCTAATCATCCGGTTCTTCCCGATGCTTCATGAGCCACATAATGCCGCCCAACAGGGCGTAAAGTGATACCGGCGGCACAAAATAGGCGAAGATACCATGCTGAATAGATTCCGAAACGCCCGGCGCCGGATTGCGACCGAGTTTGGGAAATCCGATTTCAGCAAAATCGCGTTCGGCTAAATACAACCACGCCGTGCCTCCGACTTCCGTTTCGCCAAAAATATGATCTTTATATTTTTCAGGATGACGGCGTATACGATCTTTTGCGATTTGTAATAATTCAGCACGTGTACCGAATATCATAGCTTCTACCGGACATTCCGTAACGCACGCCGGACGCTCTCCCTTATCGGTACGTTGTTTGCAAAAATCACATTTGATAATATCGGGACGAAACGCTTTTTCATATTCAAACGCCGGTACTTGAAAGGGACATGCTACCATACAGTATCGGCAACCGATACATTTGTCCGTATCCCACAAAACACTACCCTTTTCTTCTTTGTGAAACGCGCCGACAATACACGCAGAAACGCATGCCGGTTCATCACAGTGCATGCATTGAAATTTCACAAAAGTTTCAGTTTGTCGTTGAGAATACTGATTGATGACAGTCAGGCGGGTTTCATCAGGGCGGCGTACTTTCTTAAATACATCCGTGCTTTGATAGTTCTCCAGCTTTTCATCGTCGTACCCGTGCGCTTTGCGGCAAGCCCATTCACAAGTCCGGCAACCGATACATACGGTAGTGTCAACCAAAACACCCCGGCGATCCGGAGAAAGCTCATTGCGCGAAGCCGCTTGTACGGGTTTACCGCTTCCTGAAGCGGCTGCACCTAGCAGCGCTGCCGCAGCGATAAACCTTCGGCGACTGTGGTTTATCATAATTTGCCTCGCAGCATGAAGAAGTAACTATTGCAATTCCAATTGTTTCAAAAAACAATTTCAACAATGCACATACAACATACGTTTGAAGGCGTTTTACTACAATGATACCGGTCAGCGATGATCAAACTTTTTCGCTTAAAAAATAACCGCATTAAATCATGTTAACACGTGACCCGTGAGATCAAATAGAGCAAACGCATTAAAAGGCATTTATAAAATTTGATTTCTGGCGCTAATTTTGAGATTTCATGATAAAAGGAAGGAAAAAATAATTCAGATTATGGAGTCTGTTGTTATAAATTAGATTGTGTGAAATAAAAAACCGGTGAAATTTTACATTCACCGGCTCTATAGACTCACATGGGTTGTTACTAGTTGTTGCTAATTATTAACTTTGAAAATAAGGTTTGGTAATTGAAGTCTTGACGATTTGCCGGCAACGCGCCAAAGATCATCAACGGTTTCTTTGGGTTGTAACGTCTTTATTAATCGCAGCGACTGTTCTGCTTTGAGTGTACCCTTGCTAATAGCATAGTTCCCTGAAATCGAACCGAAATTATTTTGAAACTGAACATCCTGCATAGTCGATGCCAACTCCCATGTTTGAGGATATTGGATCGTTATTTTTTTTATAAATGCTTCATCATTAAAAATTCGAATTGGATTTTTTCTTTCTTTACTGTCACTTTTAAATTTGATGCGCGAAGTCGGTGAAAAAAGCCCGCCGGTCTGAAAAATCACTTCTTCCGGTGTGACGGTAACAAGATTGTCTATGGTATATCGCAAACGAATGATAAGCGGTTTGCGATGATCCGACAGATTTTCGATAGAAGACGAAGTGATCGTAGTGTGCCCGTCACTATAGGTCATCATTTTTTTCAAACTTTGGTCGCGTTCTTCATTATTCATACGCGCCATGTTACGACGGACTCCATACGCTTCCGATCCGTGTAAAGTTTTCAGTTCCTCTACTTCGACTGCCCCGTCTTCAGCAATATTTAATTGATACGCTTCTTCCGTTATGTTATCCGAGCCGACCCCGTCCGGTACCTTATAAAAGCCATCATAACCCTGGTTTGTAATTTTTATAGCTTCTTGTCCTTGGTACAATTCAGGTATATAGGTAATCGGTAAGAACTCGATATATGGAAAAACGACATATGATTTTTCATTGATCACGGCTAGCACGGCGGGCGTATACATTTCTGAAGCAGAAAAATATTGTTTATCAAAATAACCATCCTGAGCGCTGTGAATAAGAAGATATTTAGCATCAATCCTGGCTTTCAAAAGCATGGCTTGTGCAAGCCCTGTGATCAGATAAGCATTGCCTTTCTTTTTGATCAGTAATTCATCAAAATCACTCGCGCCTTGCCCGACATCCATTTGGGTCTGAAGATACGTGATGATCGAATCCAGTTTTTGTTCAGACGTTTTACACGACGCAACGACTTTATCCGTAGTGCGCCCCACATTATTTGCCAATAACTTGGAGAAAAACGACGTTCTATCAATCGCATAATTTTTATAAATATTGGCCACCTCGCTCCAACCGGATGCGCCTTTATAATTAATATTCCCCATATTGAGTTTGGTGATCATAAATGCCGCATAATCGGCCAGTTCTTTAAAAAATGGCGAAAACGGTTCGTCATGAACAGCCGCGATATCACGCGCTGCATACATCAAAACCCGTTTTCGATTTTTGGCGTCCAATTGTGTGGTGTATTTGAGTTTACGCGTATCGCTTATATTTTTTTGGCGAATCTCCCACCAATCCGGATACGCATAGCGAAAAGTAAGCTTTTCAACAGGCATACTGTACTGCAATGCAACATTGTGTTGCAGCGGCGGATTGTTCAAAAGGTTAACATATTCTATTTCATACCCTTCTTCTACGATGGTACCTTTGACCACGTCGGGATAAACAAACCGGTAGGTCTGTGAATGGTCCGAATTTTTTTCCGATTTGAGGTGCAGCATGTTAAAACGCGTGATTTTTCCGTCGGGTGAAATCGTACGCATGAATGCGTTTTTCAATACTTGATTGGCTTCGACGTGCACCGAAAAAGTGCTCAACCTTTGATTGTCGGGATTGAGAATAACGTAACGGACTTTACGAATATAGAAAAATGACCATTCGTTGAGTCCCATCATCAAGTCCGATGCATTGTGCTCCATGGATTCGTCGATTTCAAGAAACACACCATCATACTCCGAATATTTTGAAGCATACGACGGAAGATTGATCGTATCGTTAATACTCAGTTTTAATGAGGTCGGTGCGAGGGCAATGGTCTTATTGGAGATCGAACAGGATGCCAGGGTTATCGTAAAGACCAGTGTTAGTATTATTCTCATGGGGTGTTTCCGGTTATAGTAATAAGCGACGTTTTAAGCTTCAGATATTGTTTGCAAAATTCGAGATACGACAGCCGTTCAACCCCGTCATACCACAGGGATTGCTGGACAAACTCATAGCGTGTTTCTAACATTCCGCGCGACGCATCCAATGAAGTTTGATTACTAAACCAAGCAACCTCTTTGTCGCCGAGCGCGATATCTTTATAATTCACCTTTGCATCGCCTATTTTCAATCGCAGTATCATACCGAGCAATTCAGGGTTTTTCATGTACACCGGCCACGTGTCTTTTATTCGTTCACCTGTTTGGGATGAAACGGATTGAAACGGAGCTTGCGGGATATATTTGCGCGTTGCAGTTTGAATAATAAATTCCGACAAATCCGCTTTAGCACTAAATGTCATTGTCGAGTCTGACTCGCTTTCAAAATGGAATTGATCCATGCTTATTTTACTGAAATTGGAGTTGATCATCCGGGATAAATAATTTTCAAGCGCCTGTCCGGAGAGTTCATGCCGTGCATGACGGGCCGACGATAAATATTCATTACGGAGCTTGATACTGGCTTTCGCTGCGCGCAAACTGTCCATTTCTCCGTTTACTTCCACTTCGATGGATAATTTTCGCGGCAAAGGCGGCTCGTCGGTATAAACCGGATTCGCCTCGTTGAGAATCAATACTCGTCCGTTGAAATCCGTCGGAGGAAGATTGCCAAATTCACAATATTTAGCCGTAGGATCAAAATAAAAACGTTTCCCGTCGGCTTCATAGACATTGATCACATGATTAAAAAACGAAGTATGGACGCCGTCAAAACGAAGTCTGGGTGTGGTCGAAACGAGCGCCATACGAACAGGTATACCTGCAGAACGCGCCAAAAGCATCAGCAACAATGCCCGGTCTTTACAATCACCGTAGTTTAATTCGAGTACTTTTTTGGAGCGATGCGGTATGATCGCATGAAAGGAATCCGCCACAGCGATGTATCGAATACGATTTTTGACGTGATTATGGATTGCTCTGAGTTTATCCATAGGCTCCTCTAATCCTCGCGTGATAGCCTGCGCCAGAGAGTCATGGCGATCATCAATCAAACCGTTTTGAGCGAGCTTTCCGTTGTACCACGATGTAAATGAGGCCGGTGTGTAGGGATTGATCGGTTCGCGTTTTGCATTTTGCAGTTTGGTCAAAATTACGGCACGAATGCGTTCAAACGGGTTATGAGCCAAGGGTGTACGGTAGTTGATATTTCTAAACGTCAATGTTGTTTTTTCACTCTGACGATCGATACGGCAGTCCAGTGTATCTGTCGTATAGCGTATTTCAAAATCAACATACGTATCGCGCGGATGGTCAATCTTTATTTGTAGATATTCCACATAATCCACATTAGGCACCTCGATCAAAGGCATGTATGCCGCTTCAGTGAAAGTTTCCTGATATGAATATTGTATGGAATCTTTGACCTTTAACGGTTTATCAAATGTTATACTGTGGATTTTGTAATTGCCGATAAACACGTCTTCCGGTTTTGCATAATAAAAACCAATTTGCGGGGCACCAAAACCTTCTTTTTTAATATACGAACCGTTCAGCTTGTTTACTTTGGCTGAAAATTCCTCGGTTACGTAAAACGTGTTGTTCTTCAACGCGCGTTCGGACAAATACCGAATTTTAGTTTTGATTTCAGATTTTAATTGATAGTTCCCCTTGTCATTTTTACTTAGCGCATAATGCATCGTACGTGAAAACGCCATAGTATGCGAGTTGTCTTCATACTGTGCCGTCAATGGGAAAGTACAGACTACGATAATGATGAAAATCAACTTGATAATAGAAGCTAACATCCTAGCATATTCCCTTTTTTTAAACCCATTTAAACGGGATAACGTTAAAACAGCATCGCGCCAAATTCAATAAAAATCAAATCTAGATACAATGCCCAACCAGTAAAAAAAGTTTGCACTTATGCGCATAAATTCTTTACATTACAGATGTTAACTCTTCATTGGATTATTATGGTAACCGGCATTAATTATACGAATGCCACGTGTTTCATCGGGATAGGATCTGACCTGTCTGCAATTAATTTGGTGTAAAGTCATCTGCACCAATGTCTTTTAATTAAAATCAACTTTGACTGTTTTATTGAATGCGGTTCTAAATTTAGGAGGAATTATGCAGTTGATCCCCAATTCGAGTCGGCGAGGCCTTATGGCTACGCTGTTTTTTTTCGCAAGTTTTGTGCTTCAAAGCAATGCATTTGCCGGCGGTGAGATTCTCCATACACCGCTAACGAGTCTTCCCGAAGGTCAACCGGTATATTTTGAAACTGCCTTTACTGTGCCGGTAGAACACGCTTACTTAAACTATCGTCGTCCGGGTCAAGCTAATTTTACCAACTTTGAAATGAGCCAAAAAGTCAATGGTAGTTTCGGCGCGTATATTCGTGAGCTCAACGGATTAAAAAACGGCGACCAAATCGAGTATTACATTTCCGCCGAAACACGCTCGGGTCAGACAATTACTTTGCCCGCTGAAAATCCGATGTATATGCCGTTTCAAATGATCATCAGCAAACGTTCTGTGTTTCAAGAAACCGGTATTGAAGTGGTTGTTTTATCACCGGAACCCGATGAAAAGATCAATAAAAAAGACGTTGTTATAGCTATTTCTTTATTTTCAGACAATGCTATTGATGTAAAAAATCTTCGCCTCAAACTAGACGGTGACGACATTACGGCTAAAGCCGATGTGACGCCGGAACTGATTACCTACTCCCCCAAAGACCTTGGTGTGGGTCAACACGTAGCGCGTTTGATGTATATTTCAGGTGAGAGCGAAACACAAATATTAACCGAATTTACATTTGAAGTGGTACTAAGCGGCGGTGAAGACATTTTAGCTTCCAAAGGTTTCCGTGCCTCTTCAGATTTGACCTCGGGGGGATCCGAAACCGCTTTTGAAGACGGAACTTTCCGTTTATCCGGACGTGCGG
This region of bacterium genomic DNA includes:
- a CDS encoding cytochrome c3 family protein; this encodes MKKNIFLILMFWTVMVFGQKSNPLHNKTNLPCKTCHTCEFPTIKDPCLIDCPREDLITIRASVHSAPEFIQLNRLSDRYTGVRFSHKRHAEMYDMSGGCGGCHHYNTSGPVQSCAACHALKKEDKRDKPESTPALQAAYHRQCITCHKTWSAEAGCNSCHDLKKSAVSQSEKNKKDSLLAISHRTRKEPEKIVYETDTEKGRVATFYHKDHTQLFGVSCGQCHSQLSCVKCHDQKRSMNEPLVQNVVHKTEEEKHAACFNCHKDDNCTKCHSNKELQPFDHGTRTGWALANYHTRLICSDCHGANKNFKSLSRECNTCHTAWTMTTFRHAVTGLVLSEDHLELSCKDCHPKNKYTAKPVCTPCHDDKMYPNDLPGRKLW
- the hybB gene encoding Ni/Fe-hydrogenase cytochrome b subunit, translating into MNAFEKPAPVEKKFFTVGVMILILLALNGIVFLAGRFLFGLGAVTNLDNQYPWGLWIGVDVAAGVALAAGGFTSAALGHIMHREEYHAVIRPALLTAMLGYTFVAMGVCIDIGRYYYIWHPLIMWNGTSALFEVGMCVMIYMSVLYIEFLPIVTERFIGRVTLPGVLRALNKPLDRFLRLLDRGLSKSMFVFIIMGVVLSTLHQSSLGTLMVIAGVKMHPLWQTPILPLLFLLSAVSVGFPMVIFESLLASRSFGLKPEMAVLSRLARIVGPLLAIYLAFKIGDMFIRETFVYLNEPTLESMMFVIELVVGVIIPLRMFLSPGVRRSPLWLFVASGLVIFGVLINRINNFIVAYTPPYATERYVPSFGEISVTVGFVALLVLVYRVCVMVFPVISKPDPNGGPARKYAIKGLPL
- a CDS encoding 4Fe-4S dicluster domain-containing protein, yielding MINHSRRRFIAAAALLGAAASGSGKPVQAASRNELSPDRRGVLVDTTVCIGCRTCEWACRKAHGYDDEKLENYQSTDVFKKVRRPDETRLTVINQYSQRQTETFVKFQCMHCDEPACVSACIVGAFHKEEKGSVLWDTDKCIGCRYCMVACPFQVPAFEYEKAFRPDIIKCDFCKQRTDKGERPACVTECPVEAMIFGTRAELLQIAKDRIRRHPEKYKDHIFGETEVGGTAWLYLAERDFAEIGFPKLGRNPAPGVSESIQHGIFAYFVPPVSLYALLGGIMWLMKHREEPDD
- a CDS encoding transglutaminase domain-containing protein, with protein sequence MLASIIKLIFIIIVVCTFPLTAQYEDNSHTMAFSRTMHYALSKNDKGNYQLKSEIKTKIRYLSERALKNNTFYVTEEFSAKVNKLNGSYIKKEGFGAPQIGFYYAKPEDVFIGNYKIHSITFDKPLKVKDSIQYSYQETFTEAAYMPLIEVPNVDYVEYLQIKIDHPRDTYVDFEIRYTTDTLDCRIDRQSEKTTLTFRNINYRTPLAHNPFERIRAVILTKLQNAKREPINPYTPASFTSWYNGKLAQNGLIDDRHDSLAQAITRGLEEPMDKLRAIHNHVKNRIRYIAVADSFHAIIPHRSKKVLELNYGDCKDRALLLMLLARSAGIPVRMALVSTTPRLRFDGVHTSFFNHVINVYEADGKRFYFDPTAKYCEFGNLPPTDFNGRVLILNEANPVYTDEPPLPRKLSIEVEVNGEMDSLRAAKASIKLRNEYLSSARHARHELSGQALENYLSRMINSNFSKISMDQFHFESESDSTMTFSAKADLSEFIIQTATRKYIPQAPFQSVSSQTGERIKDTWPVYMKNPELLGMILRLKIGDAKVNYKDIALGDKEVAWFSNQTSLDASRGMLETRYEFVQQSLWYDGVERLSYLEFCKQYLKLKTSLITITGNTP